Below is a genomic region from Rhododendron vialii isolate Sample 1 chromosome 5a, ASM3025357v1.
ATGCTTAATGGTCTTTTTGACTAGAAATTCTGAAGCACATAATTTTTCCGTATGAGATTACTCGCTTCTCAAATTACTTGAAATGTTGCATCTCTTATAAGTAAAAATTTTGGTAGTGGcgttttttttcctcccttcgAGTAATGAGTCCACAGCCTGGTTGCTTTGGCATAAGGTTACCGACATGTTCATATTGTTTGATACAAATAAAGACATACATTAACGGGTGCCTCTTCTCAATCCCAGTGCATGTCATCATCCTGAGTAAGGCAGTCTTTTGATGACATTCTGATTTCACTTGTTTGATGTAGTCGTATAACTCATGCTTTCGTGCTTTGTTTGATATGAAAATGGGTTGTGCAGGGCCTGAAAAGAGCTGACCAGCAAAGTATTCTAGACGATTTTGACAAACGTGGACCAGAGATTAGTCAACCACCCCCGGCCCCGCCAGTTCTCCTGGCTGTCCCCACCGCCCCTCCAGCCCCAACCATTGTAAATCCATCTTCAGCTGGTGTTATTGCCTCAAGAGAAGACGTGCTAACCAGAGCAGCTGCTCTTGGAAGAGGTGCTGCTACAACCGGGTTCAAGAGGTTCCTTGCCCTTACTGAAGCTGCAAAAGACCGCAAGGATGGGCCTTTCAGGAAACTCTTCAATCCATGAGTGAGGATTTGTTTTCAACCCAACTCGCTTGTTTGAGCTCCTCTTTCTTGTTTGTACATTTTTGCCCCCTCAGTGCTGATATTAATTACTGCTTTGATTGCATAGCATGTATAGGAGTGTATATCTAAAGATCATTCAGGCTTTAGCAGTTCCTGCAGGCTTCTTATGCTTGCCCTATTGGTCGCAATAGACTTTACAAGCTGGATTTGTGAATTTGGTGATAGAATTGAGTAGTTACGAACCTTGGGTGATGTTCATAGGAAACTTGACATCGGCACCCACCGCATGTGAGGGGCTCAAGATCCAACCGGTGCTTTGAGTTCAGTACGACTATATATTCCGAAAAACAGTTTTTGTCTTCTGCTGATtaatcaataaaattgtctcATTGACACTTATTTACTGGTCGTCAGTAACAGGATTATTGTTGACTGTTGAGTTAGTTTTTACTGGTCGTTGGACTAATCTGTTGGGTGCACATATCAGACTTGATTATTCATAGGGGAAATGGCAGAGCAACAgtacaaagtaaaaaacaagGACTAATTGGATAATCATCGTATTTGGTCCTACCACGCAAGTATTCATTCCCGTTGCTTTGAACGGTTATGGCCAAATAAGATTATTGAGTTAATCACTGATTATGGTGGTTATAAGGTCTCGTCCTCTGAAATACGATTTCCATGGGAGGAGGTACACTAATGCTACATTGCTACTCACGTGGTAAGTTTAATGTTCCCAAGACTCTTTTAGCCTGTACCCCGTGAGTCATGGTTTCTTGTTCCAGGTAGTCCTGACCCTTTTCTCTAGAGGTCCCGTTTAGATTCAtgccaaccgtgcttcgtgctgtgccggcccatttacttaattgtgtcgtgctgtgccgtgcCGTTTTTCAATCGTGCCGTGTTTTGCCgttttaatcgtgtcgtgctatGTCACTTTTTAGTTGTCAGgagttttttttggtcaatgttaggtaacaaaataatatgtttatcaGCACAAAAAGTGTAATGTTATACGTATTATAGATCGGTACATTAAAAATTACGAGTATTTGTTGTATCGTGTCCGTCTAgaaccgtgccgtgccaggcccaCTTCCATGTCGTGCCCGTCTAAAACCGTGACCGTGCATACCatgcccgtttgacacctctacttttctctcttttccgtTTGTCTCAGATTGCTCTCTCACCCATGCCTGTGTATCAGCTTTAAATGTCGAGGAGACAACATGAATCATATAGTTCCTTTAGAGATGGAGTGTGGGCAAACCAAtaagcccaaaataaaattgagaatGGTTAGATTGCACATAATACGCAAATGTACATACGAATTCCATATGATGCTTTGAAAGATCATGGAAAATAAATGGATCCGGCTTCTCTCCAGTTGACTGCAGAAAAGCGCGTACAGTCCATTTGGACCGTTCATATTGACAACTAATGGTTTAGATCTGTTGAATCTTTTACCAGTAAAAATAATGTTACCGGTATAGATATCGAAacaaatttggaccattgaaaaaAAGCTAACCGATGGTTGCGATCACCTGGACTGCACCTCAGTCCAAACCTAGACTGCAGACAAACCATATCCAATATAAATTTGGCTGCCAAAAAATGCTGGGAAATGAAACCTTCGGTaactcgagagagagagacttggagATTCAACCATCCAAGCGCTGTAATAcgatcaaagaaaaagaaaagcgtCAGGATGGAAGACTTCCCTTCATACTGACcatgatgaagaagatgacgacgacgacgacgttTGCGAAGCATTCGTATGATTCACCATAGGCAGCAGCGGCATACCGCGAAGGTTGTCATCTCTCTGTTCTTGCTTGTAAGGCTCGATTGACCTTGTATCGTTCTCCCAAAGCCGCCCATGCCGTCCAAAGCAATAATGAGCGAAACCGTTTTCCCTACCAAGATTTCCATTGGAGCAACTTGGTTCCATACTTCCGGATGTGGAGACGCTCAACGGTGAAGAAGGCATTGGGAAATTTGGAACAAAAGAGCCGCTCAGAAGGGAATTTTTCAACTTCAATTGGTACGCCGATGGAGGAGATTCGATTTTCTTGCCACTTTTGGAATCCCCGAGCAAAGCGGACAGGACGGTTTCATTTTCCAAGTCGAGATGTGTTCTTTGAAAAAAAGGCGAATGATCCTGAGATTGTGCTTCAGCCTTTGCGCCATTTGCGTTTCTGACGAAAGCAAGGGTTGGTCGAGTGCTGGAGGCAGTTGGAGATATAGTCCAACCACCACCCAGATTCAAATTTCCGGCAGCAGGAACTTCATGGGTGTGTTTTCCATCGTACGTTATACTGATGGATTTCCAGTTGTGACTCGCTCTTTCCACTTGCTTCCTCACGGGGCATCCGGTACTGGTGCATCTGTAGTAGCTCCTATACGAATGAACAATCTTCGTTTAAAAGCATAGACACCAATTCTCAAAATAACTGCGTAACTCCACCATCCTTATTAAACAAGATTGATCCATGCAAGGGAAAAAATACATGTCCTAAACGGAAAAATCGCTAATCGTACAAATAGTATCATGGGCTTGGAAAGAAAAACGTCGCGTCTCTAGAATCATCAACGTTCAAGATTTTGTTGAAGGACCCCAACCTGTAATTTCAAACCTTGTCCACAACGTTAAGGGCGAGTAACATAGGACTCGGGGGAGATGTTGGCTCCAGGGGACAACAGGATCAGCAATGCGCATCAAAGCGATGCCATTTATGGGGGCCTGGTGTCCCTTGTCCACTATCGTGCCCATACCCCACGTATTCTATATCCCATCCTTTTATCTCCAGGCAAACAAACGAGCCCTTAGGAGACAACCAAGACACGCGGTATTTTGATAACAACAATTACCTGGGGTTAACATTTCctttgacaaattttttacCATACTTCCGCCAACAGTACCCATCATCAAGTGCATCCAATCCACTGTCTATCAAGAAAACCACTCTTGGTTTGTGAGCAGGGATTTCTGTCTTCCTGAAATGACCATATTTAAGATTAGAAGATGCATGTTATTCGCGCAAGCAGGCACACTTTTTGATAATTCAGTTGTCCGGGCTAGCTTACGCAAGCATACGGCTGTTGACAGGAGGGCATGTACCTTCTTTTTGACTCAGGTTCAtcatcagcagcagcagcagcatctCCAAGGGAAAGCTCCGGAGTCCCATTTGATTCAAATATGGCACAGCTCAATTTTGCTTCAGAGTTTGACCAAGGATCAGAATTTGCAGTTAGGACAGATGTTGAAGTCTCTAAACCACCAACCT
It encodes:
- the LOC131327251 gene encoding probable WRKY transcription factor 33 isoform X1, producing the protein MLQSSGTFGCENCLTSKPLMNEEKASEEWESLVAVHGKGEGGGGSSSSIAERRAKTRRFKGSGTINTSRSNPAPPPLSSPAAIRSPYRITTPSGISPTTLLDSPIMPPTVSQTPITSEIPIDSPKAGASSCATKASANTRVNKSMTYPSRGVARTCEDGYNWRKYGQKNVKTSQYPRSYYKCTHPNCKVKRKLQCSPDGQITEIMYDGIHCHPRQQRSGQEILRTSFLHNQMSEASDGSGAEGGAGSDWEVGGLETSTSVLTANSDPWSNSEAKLSCAIFESNGTPELSLGDAAAAADDEPESKRRKTEIPAHKPRVVFLIDSGLDALDDGYCWRKYGKKFVKGNVNPRSYYRCTSTGCPVRKQVERASHNWKSISITYDGKHTHEVPAAGNLNLGGGWTISPTASSTRPTLAFVRNANGAKAEAQSQDHSPFFQRTHLDLENETVLSALLGDSKSGKKIESPPSAYQLKLKNSLLSGSFVPNFPMPSSPLSVSTSGSMEPSCSNGNLGRENGFAHYCFGRHGRLWENDTRSIEPYKQEQRDDNLRGMPLLPMVNHTNASQTSSSSSSSSSWSV
- the LOC131327251 gene encoding WRKY transcription factor SUSIBA2-like isoform X2 — encoded protein: MVCSSSVDAQGLTVAFILQMQTPITSEIPIDSPKAGASSCATKASANTRVNKSMTYPSRGVARTCEDGYNWRKYGQKNVKTSQYPRSYYKCTHPNCKVKRKLQCSPDGQITEIMYDGIHCHPRQQRSGQEILRTSFLHNQMSEASDGSGAEGGAGSDWEVGGLETSTSVLTANSDPWSNSEAKLSCAIFESNGTPELSLGDAAAAADDEPESKRRKTEIPAHKPRVVFLIDSGLDALDDGYCWRKYGKKFVKGNVNPRSYYRCTSTGCPVRKQVERASHNWKSISITYDGKHTHEVPAAGNLNLGGGWTISPTASSTRPTLAFVRNANGAKAEAQSQDHSPFFQRTHLDLENETVLSALLGDSKSGKKIESPPSAYQLKLKNSLLSGSFVPNFPMPSSPLSVSTSGSMEPSCSNGNLGRENGFAHYCFGRHGRLWENDTRSIEPYKQEQRDDNLRGMPLLPMVNHTNASQTSSSSSSSSSWSV